Genomic DNA from Candidatus Hydrogenedentota bacterium:
GAAATAGGACTTCTCAACCAGTCCCAATGTGTAGACTAGAAAGGAGAAGTCATGAAGAAAAGCCGCAGACATTTTACCGCCGAGGAGAAGGTGGCGCTGTTACGCAGTCACCTTGTTGAAAAGAAGTCCGTGTCGGAGATATGCCGGGAGC
This window encodes:
- a CDS encoding transposase — protein: MKKSRRHFTAEEKVALLRSHLVEKKSVSEICRE